In Phyllostomus discolor isolate MPI-MPIP mPhyDis1 chromosome 2, mPhyDis1.pri.v3, whole genome shotgun sequence, the following are encoded in one genomic region:
- the GTSF1 gene encoding gametocyte-specific factor 1: MEETYIDSLDPEKLLQCPYDKNHQIRACRFPYHLIKCKKNHPDVANKLATCPFNARHQVPRAEISHHISSCDDKSCIEQDVVNQTRNPGQETLAESTWQCPPCEEDWDKDLWEQTSTPFVWGTANYCGKNSPASNLVMEHKSNLASGMRVPKSLPYVLPWKNNGNAQ, translated from the exons ATGGAAGAAACTTACA tcGATTCCCTGGATCCTGAAAAGCTATTACAATGTCCCTATGACAAAAACCACCAGATCAGGGCCTGCAGGTTTCCTTATCATCTTATCAAGTGCAAAAAG AATCATCCTGATGTCGCAAACAAATTGGCTACTTGTCCCTTCAATGCTCGCCATCAGGTTCCTCGGGCTGAAATCAGTCATCATATCTCAAGCTGTGATGATAAAAGTTGTATAGAGCAAGATGTTG TCAACCAAACCAGAAACCCTGGACAAGAGACTCTGGCTGAGAGCACCTGGCAGTGCCCTCCTTGTGAAGAAGATTGGGATAAAG ATTTGTGGGAACAGACCAGCACCCCATTTGTTTGGGGCACAGCCAACTACTGTGGCAAGAACAG ccCTGCAAGCAACCTAGTTATGGAACATAAGAGTAACCTAGCTTCAGGCATGCGCGTTCCCAAGTCTCTGCCATATGTTCTGCCATGGAAAAACA ATGGAAATGCACAGTAA